The Brachionichthys hirsutus isolate HB-005 chromosome 17, CSIRO-AGI_Bhir_v1, whole genome shotgun sequence genome segment AATGAAGAGTCTGTGACAGGCGGCCAAGGAACCGACGGATGATATTTATTCTACTGCTAATTCCTCACAGGGGTTTTTGCACACTTCCGCTGTGCATTCACACTCAGGTGTCCATCAGCTGCAGCCGCTATCCCGGGGCTccgaactgtgtgtgtgtgtggggggggggggggagcagagatcaacatgcacacacatgcagagtaTTTCAATGGAAGCCTCAGACGAAACAGAGCAATCTGCACTCTGAACAGAAGAACCCATAATAAGCATTCGACATTTAAACCGCGGCACGCTAACaagctcctcccctctccgATAGTTGGGCTGTTACTTATGCACTTTGTTCATTCATCAAACCCAAACATGTTCTCCAGAATCAGAACCTTTTCCAACCCGTAATTATGAAGTACGCCCTCTTGTGGTATAAAAGTTCCCCACAACCTTTGACATGTCACAAACGGCTCTATAATAAGACGGCACGACGGTAACACGACGAGCGATTTGTTGCTTTGAGGACAATCCTTTGTGTACCTTTATTTACCTTCCACCCAGGTGATGCAGGCCGACCGTCCGGCtgacacacagacgcacacgcgGCTTTAATCGGCACCATATTGGAAAGACGATGGATTATTTTATTGGAAACCAGATGtgggggtctgtgtgtgtgtgttttgtgcacaCGTGTTTGTATGAGAGTGTTTGTGGTTACTCTGTCATTAACTGTTAAGGCAAAGAATGCAATAACATTCAGGGTCGTCTAAACCGCACCAACGCTCAGGGAGACAAACACCCCGCTAGGGTTCGAATCCCCCACAGAGGTCTTGCCCCCCAGGTTCCTACAGTCCTTCACGTCTTCTACTCACTCTTCTAGCTTTTTCTCCCTCCAACATCTGATATGGCGTCAGAGTCGATCCAGGCGCAAGATAAAAGGAGGCAGATGGAAACCAGAGAAGAGTTGTGAATAAGAGGAAATGATAGGATGGAGGGGCCCATATGTTTCCTTTCCTCCCAGTTCAGCTGGCTCTGATAGCGACAACACAATGGCCTTTCCGGTGTTACACAAGCCTGCGCCTCcggtacacacacaaacacgcacacaaacatgcgTGGTCTGATCCTCTCAAGTAGAAACCATTTATCGTCTCCAGACCTCGACGTCTTCTCTTGGTCCAGTCGAGCAAAACAAACGGCTCCGAATGGATGAAACCCAACACAGCCAGCGATCCTCTCAAGCAGCACGCAGGGATTGTTTTTGGATCGGAGCTCCATGACATTcagtgacttttattttgaagaacaAAGACAGATTATTTTCAAACACGTTTAAATTTATGGAAACGCAAACGAGAATTGACAGAAAAAGAGTTGGCAGAAAATGCTGCCTGTAATAGatcagagaaacagaaagaaagagcaaCGACTACTAACTGAGCCTCTTCCTTCTGGTACCGCGTCTCATTCCGCGTTCCCAAACGCATCATGAACACAAACAAGGAACGCGGCTAGCAGTGGGAATTCTTTCTTGCCATTCTTGTGCAATTAGCATGCTTTTAGTGTCCACTTTAACGTATGCAATGACGGCATGGGcgtttgattgatttattgattactGTCAGGACGATAATGTTGCTGAAATGCCTTCTCTAACCTGGCTCTTTCAATAGCTGAAAATAAAACTCAATGCTGGaacaattatttattgattaccAGACAAAAGCATcatcagtgaaataaaaaaaagctttttagtAAAGCCAAAGAATGACTTATACACAAGCAACCAATCCTGTACATCAAACGGCTACTACTCCTCCTTTATCGAATgtctttgctgctttttttcatATTAATTAGCTGCTATTACTCTTCATAAATGAACTAGGCTTTCTGATTTGTCTGGAAAAAGGTACAACGAGCGCAGGATCAGGTATGTTTGGTGGAAACCAGGACAGATCTGCCTTCAATTACAGCCAACACCATAATTAGATGgagaaaaaaccccaaacacgAAAGGTACCGACCCCACACGTGTTTAATCGGacaaaaagagacaaagagctgcAGGCGTGTGACAAGCTTTAACAATGTAGTTAGTCACAGCAGCGATTTTAGATCAATCAgcatgctaacacgctaacacgtGATGTTTCATACGATTTCCATCAGGAGCCATTAAACCCAATGCAGAAGAAGAGCCAGCACTGAGTATCTGTAATTTAAAAGGTTCTGTTCAAAGGATGAACACATGTGAAAGTGTTGTTTTAATTTCAGCCTCTTTATTGCAACACCGAAGCGGTTTTCTGTTTCCTCGTTCCAGTAAAAGCTTTAAATTGATCATAGCACGTACGAAGCATCCATTAGAGAcacattttggttttattaATTCGTTCATTTTCTTATGTGTATGACGTTTTTGATGTAAATTTAGTTTTCTCATTTGCTCGTTGACATTTAGCACCAAAAAAAGCACATCTGTAAAGGCTGGAAATGACATGGATTTTTGGACACCATTCACATCTGCAGAAAACTGAATTCCAAACATTGTGGACGTATTTATAGAAATGATAAGGAAATGAAAATCCAAACCGGGAAGAAAAAGGTTAAAAATATGTAAATTCCATACATTAGCATCTTGGTTTAGCTTCATTAAGCTACAACCATGTCGTTCACCAAAGAtaagcatgttagcatgctaattcATAAAGCTCTTGGCGCTGCTGGCATGACTAAAAATATCTAAGAAGGGTATTCTGATCTACATCACACAGGAAACCGAACTACGGCCGGGCCTCTGGTTATTTCCCATCGGCTGCGTCGCCACAGGTGTTTCCAATCATCTGTCAAATCAAAAACACCTGCTGTAAAATCACCGACAGGGGTGTGGCTCGAAGAATGCACTAAAGCGTTACacaagaaaaacatatttcaaataaaacattttaataataataataaaaattcaGGATAAAAACACAGAATGCTTCCAAAGCAATAAATGGCACACCTGAAGGCACAGGTTACATATGAACAAATTAGGTCAGCGCGTGAAACACCCGAGGCCAGACCATGTTTGACCGAAACCTGACCACATTGCTCAGAAAGCTGTGATCATAATTCACGCTGACAGCCAGGTGTGTAcgctttttaatattttaaaaaataaatcaaaactcAATCGTGACAGGTGTTGAGGAGAGAGTTCCCCCGAGGAGCTGAAAAAAGGGCCCGAGAGGAACTCGGACGTGTTGGTTTACTACGAGGACTCCTCCTCTGATCGCCAGGTGTGTGACATGCTACAGGGTTTACGCCCTGATCCGCATTTGACCCCACATGACCCCAAAGGTCACATCAGATCACATCTACTTGCAGATTTTCCCATGCAAGTAGAATCAATTGGGGGCACTCGCCTGAAACCGATTACGCACGTGTTTTTATTAGCATAAGAGAAAGTTAACCTCGCCGTCACAACGAGACTCCAGGAAGTCACGTCCGGTTCGGACGTGACAATTAGCGATTTCcccctcacaaacacacaaaagcgtGTGAGAGCAGATGCCCTTTGACCACAGCAGGTCATCTCGGTTCCTCAAAGGTGCAGCGTTGAGTTGGTTTCCTTAGAAGGACGGCGCTTTGGAATTCTCTGCAGCTTTAACGATTTGCCTTTCCAACATCCTGATGCCAGCGGGCTCTAACCCACCTGTCCTCCAGTGTGGCTCTCGGGCCTGGAGCCAAACACCAAGGCTGCGGGTTCGCATTCCGATCCTGGTTCTCATCGATAATTAGTGGCCTGCATCCATCGCCATCGTCTGCGTCACCGAGCAACAAACGCTTTCCTTCACACTCCATCGGATGTTCAGAAGCAGACTGCGAGCATTCCCATGTACAGTTCGGCAGCGCCGGATCCAATGCAGCAGCCAAGACAAGTCGAGACATATTAGCACCTGCCTTTGACTGCCTTACAAATGTGCAGCGGTCTAACGCAGAACACGCACCAACCACAAGGCAACCCAAAAAGCATGACGTCACGCACGGACAAGAAATCCATCAAAGTGGAAACTAAAGcccaaaaaacaaatctggcTTTAAAGCCCGGCTCTGGTGGAGGCCTGGGGGGCAGGTGGGCAAATGTAGAGAGAAATAATTCAACCGTCATACAGAGGAGGGTCCCGGGGGTCGACCTACCTGCCCTCGACGCCTGGAACACCGtcacgagcagcagcagcagccgtgcGTCGCGCGCTGAGCTCCATCGATCCATCATATCGCATCTGAAGCTGTCGACGCGACAGCCAATAGTTCCCCCGTGCGCTCTGCGCTCTGCGCTCTGCGCTACACCTGCGCTCAGGCGAACTTCGGGCTCTGCCTCGCGCGCGCGCGTGAACGTGCACTCCACCAGGTATAGTAATTAGCAGCGCGCGCTCTATTCTGATCGTCCCATTCGCTGCTGCTTCCAGCCCCGGGATGGACCAGCGCGAAGGAGCCTTAAACTTGGAAGGTCTTTGCTTCTTCACCGGCAAAGCTCTCTCCTCActttctcttccctcctcctcctcctcctcctcttcctcaccctcccCTCGTCTCCCCTCCCTCCGCAGAGACTCCCGGTTGTCGTGAGCGCGCGCCATCGCACCTCCGACATCCACAGCGCGTCTCGCAAATTCCGTGTTAGTTTGAACCAGAATGAAAAAgatcaggtgtttttttttttttttttacaatttctattcattgttgtttccatggaaatgtCATATTTTAGGTTATTTTGAAGGTTGTCATTGATTTAATCTTCAGACAACTACATTAGAATCATCATTAATCCAACCAGGTgtgttctgtctctcttccaCACCTGGTTCCACAAAGTCTCTCCCTATTGGTGCTAAAAAATTCAACATGAACAATGCAAGATTGTGCAGAATTTAAGCCTCCCTCATTctctacgcacacacacacacacagacacacacacacacacacacacacacacagacacacacacacacacacacacacacacacacacacacacacacacacacacacacagcatgctgGGACAGGACAACGCTGCTGCCCAACTGATAAAAATATGCTGCAGCAGATTCCAAATTCCAGCGCCTGTCTGTCTTTGCCCACCCAACCAACACGCTCTTCAAACACACTCCGGTGGATATAGGTACTGTATATTCCTCCTATCGGCATGGTAACAACAAAATGTTCTCCCTGTTTTCTACTTCTAAAGTTTGTCATTCTTTATCTCTCATGTGGAAACTTCAGACGGAACCACTCACTGGGAGGCGTCGGAAACCTTTTAGGGGGTTTTGGGAGAATTTAATTGGGTGAAAGAGGCGGACGGCATTAGAGCGCcgtacatgtacacacatgtatacatatacacacGAATACCTGCAAGGCTCTGCTGGCTCACCTCGCATTTACATTAGTCTGTCGTAAGACGGTGGTAAATATTATAGTCCTTAATGTCAAGAATCAATAGACCTGATCCTGATAGTTACAGGATCAGGTTTATTCTCGCGCGTATATTTAAAGAGTCAATTTATACTTCAGATAAAAATGGAGGAAAATGATACCGAtgggatctgtgtgtgtgtgtgtgtgtgtgtgtaaacactaAATGTTCGTTATACTGCTCTAGATAAATagatgagacagaaataacTTTCTTTTATTGATCAATAATAATCATCCGCTGGCATCATCGTGTTTCCCGTTTCTTCGATCAGGAAGGGCAGCAGCAGAATCCGCTCCACTCGGGTTCAAACCGTGTTGCCCGTTGGCTGATGCCATTTCTCTTTCCTGAACAGAACCTTGTCAAACTTTAAAACTGCTGGCGTTCAGGTGATCAGATGATCTGGTGATCAGACGATCCGGCTGGATGAGAGGCTGAATGCCGGTCGGATAATCTTGCCCATGTGACTCCGTCTGTCTTATCCTCTTACCTCCGTTCACCACTCGTCCTTGGGCGTCTGCCCGTCTGCTGGCGGCTCAGTCTGGCAGCGGGGGCACCATGGCGGCGGCTCCCGGGCAGAAAGTGGTGCTGATCACCGGCTGCTCCTCCGGTATCGGCCTGAGGATGGCTGTGATGCTGGCCAAGGACGAGCAGAGGCGTTATCACGGTAGGCGCGCCGTCCCGGATCCGTTACCTGCGTGTGAACGAGCGAGAAGAGGAAGCACGGTCCAGTAGCAATACAGTTAGTTAGAAATAAGAGACCAAGCCCACTGACTCTCACTCTAACCCATCGAATACTGAttgaatacattaaaaaacagaaccacttatttttaaatgaattggtTTAAGACTGTCTGATCTATTTGTTTGAGGTTTTATAAGTTACGGTGCAAATGTTTCCCCTGAAGCCCGACAAAAATACAGAACTGAACCTTCAAGAAAGCTGCTCAAATCTTattcctaaaaaaataaaaatcatctttaTTTTGCATCAAAGTTAAGTATTAGGAAAAGTATTGGTCGTTttggaaaatataaatgtattagTTTTGACTATCAATTGTTTTCTACTCCACCTTGACATTAAGCCATTCagtttttatattatatatatattatattatatttctttatatttcagAATGCAAGACATAAATGCATGCGACTCAAGCGGGTTGTtgtgacaggaaacaggaaacaacaaaaatacatttaaaaatacacgGTTCAGTCAGTGTTTCATTTCCGCGAATGACCCAACTTAACCTTTATTCGCTCTCACATACACACGGAACAACAACTGAAGCCCGACTACGGCCTGGCTTAGGCTAATCGATGCCGCACTGAGCTCCATTGTGGCTGACGAGCTGCTGAGGGCTATTCCTGGAAGGGGCAGGTGGTGCAAGCGTCACCGAGAGACTCTAATGCTGATGCAGAAACTGACAAGAGTCTATATTAGAGCTACTTAGGACCCTCTTTACTACGATGACTATCTTTAGACTTATCCACTGTTGTTATATCGGTCCGTTACTGGCAGTGTgaattgaggaacaaattaaataggAGGATTCAGGACGGGAAAATGTGAAAAACCTTATTTGTTCTTTTCCCTTGTTTGAACCTGCATTCAGCCAGAACCAATGAACTCCTTCTGACTCTCCAGATGGTATCAATGTCTCTCTGTGTGCTTATTTGCCCCcgggcaggtcgactcaaatcACACATCTATTGCCTTATTCGCGGCAGCAAACATGAAGGCTTAGAACCTTGAGAAGCAGGTAGGAAGGGGAGTGTCAGAAAATCACACTTGGATGCAGCCCATGGAAAATCAAAGCGCATAATTATAAGACAGCTACTGGCAAACAGCAGCAATGAAAAGTGCGAATCCAACACGCAAAACAAAATGGCATGAGGGAGAcgttttcatttgatttatctGATTGAAGAGGTGGAGGCGCATCACTGAGCTAATCGGAACGCCTTTAGCTTTGAAGGTAGACACAGAATACATGAAAAGTCACAAGGATTGTACATTAAATCGCGTATGGGGGCGTGTCTAAGCGGGGCTTTTCATGGGAATCCCTCCACTAGTCAGTCGGCCTCATCCAAAGGGCAGCAGGAATGTCAGAATAATTTCCAAGCCCAGTCTGAACCACCAGCAAGGATACGGGTCTTTAGTCCACAGCAACATATCTGAGAACAAGAGAACCAATTGTTGACCCTGCTGCTTCCAATTCATTTTCTCCCTCTCACTGTAGTCATAGCAACAATGCGCGATCTGAAACGTAAGGATAAGCTGGTGGAAGCCGCCGGGGATGCATATGGAAAGACTCTTTCTCTGGCGGTGCTGGACGTCTGCGGAGACGAGTCGGTCAAACGGTGCCTTGACGGCATCAAGGATCGACACGTGGACGTGCTCAGTGGGTGTCCGACCTCCTCTCAGTGAATCGTGCGTTGCTTGTGCCGCCCTAACGCGATGCCGGCTCCTCTTGAATAGTCAATAACGCAGGCATCGGCCTCGTGGGCCCGGTGGAAAGCATCCCCATCGAGGAGATGAAGAAAGTGTTTGAGACCAACTTCTTCGGCGTGATCCGCATGATCAAGGAGGTGATGCCTgacatgaagaggaggaacggAGGACACATCATCGTGGTCAGCAGCGTGATGGGACTGCAAGGTTAGCCGGCGATTGTGTGACGAGAGGCGGGGCGTGGTCGGGACGCTTCTGCCCGGCGTTCTCTGAATGTTAGAGTGGGTCTAGGAGTTAAATCTGTTAAAGGGTTCAGGTCTTAAATGAAACAGCCGCTGTGTTCCCGTAGGCGTGGTGTTTAATGATGTGTACGCAGCTTCCAAGTTTGCGATGGAGGGCTTCTGCGAGAGTTTGGCCGTGCAGCTCCTGAAGTTTAACGTCACGTGAGTGCGTCTGATCGACTCCCCTCCCTCGTAGAAAGAGTCTGATCGGCTGCAAAGGGTGATTCCTGACATTAGTTTCTTCTGTTGTACATTTACACCGAATTAAATAGTCCGTAAAACATTACAGGAGGTCGTCACCTTCgatcttttttttacatgaatgtTGAAGGGTTCAAACAGCATTTTAAATCCTTTATTTAAATGCTACGGGGATGAATGGGGTCTTTTCCCCTCACGTCATTCTGCGTCCCTCTTCACAGACTGTCGCTGATTGAGCCCGGCCCAGTTCACACAGAGTTCGAGGCGAAGATGATTGAGGACGTGAAGGAGAAGGAGTACCCCGGAGCAGATCCTGATACTTTGCATTACTTCAAGAACGTCTACCTTCCTTCTTCTGTTGACATCTTCGAGACCTTTGGACAAACGGCCGATGACATCGCCAGGGTAAGATCACGGCCTCTGACTCCGCCTATATTCCTAAGCAACATGCTCATCCTGTCGCTCTCTGCAGTGTACCAAGAAAGTGATTGAAGCGAGCAGCCCACGTTTCCGTAATCTGACCAACCCCTTGTACACGCCCATTGTCGCGCTGAAATACGCCGACGAAACCGGGGGCCTGTCTGTCCGCGCTTTCTACCACATGCTCTTCAACCTGGGTCCCCTGATGCACGTCAGCGTCACCGCCCTGAAGTATCTCACCTGCGGATGTCTGAGGAGCAGGACGGTTTCACCCAACTAGAAGGTCGCTGTATTTGTTGTATACGCACAAGTACACAAAAAATATCATGCTTCCCCAGATTAGGGAAAACAAATGCATCTCATCAACAGTGTTTAAGAGTACATAGACGGTCCTGTTCTCTCGTAGCTTgtacatgcacacatttaataCGAGATTTGCTAGTGCCAAATAAATTGGAATTATATGATGGAATGTAATTCATCAATCCAGACTGATTcatatttctggtttatttctCATTGGTTCTGAAAGATAGTCCTACAAATACTGTCTAAGTACACGTTTACAGCAATGTACTGCAGCAGATATACAAACATTAAAATTTGTCATATATAACATATTGTCTTGATTGATTCCTTTCACAAAGTCACAGTTGAAAGCGGAAGTCCGACAGGGGGGCTGGACCAAATTAAATTAGGGAAAATGTTGAGAATTATGCTTTACTGCCTATTAGTACAAGAAAAGTACACTGCATGTATTTGGTTAAATTGCCTGTCTTTGTTTCAAATACATAACAAAAGTAAAAAGTCTAGTACTGAAAGTGGTTTAGTACAGCCATGTGTTAAAAAACAGACACCTTCTGAAAAGGTTATTTACGCCTGTGGAAAACGGTTCTGtttgtgaataaatatattttggtACAATGTAAAAACGTCAAACGAAAGAATCTTCTCTTATCTTTTAATTAAACGTAGGACATTTACATCATATAGAAAGAATAAAATATTGGAATTATAGTTTGTTATTTCACTACTTTTTCTTACTAAATATTTTTGCTATATAAGGAAACTTTGGCTGTTGCCACAAATTTGAGAAACAAGGAGGGAGAAATAGAAAACTAGTTAATTGGGTTGGATTCTAGTGGGTTATTTAGTTTATACGAGCTCAATGTTCATTTTATCTTGACGAGATAAGCGGCGAACTAACAAAAACAATCCCGCATGCTTGCTACTCTAGGTATTTATAGAAATATACAGTTAAACAATGTATTTTTCAAAGGTATTTCGATttaaggagaaagaaaaaatgctCCTTTTACCTGTTGCGTCGATCGAGTCATCTGGTGTCGACTGCTCTCGCCTGGGACTTGCGGGAAATTAGAACTAAATCGATACACGCAAGATCGATCGCTAAAAATCAACAACGTTGACGTAAGTAAGTCTGCCAAAGATGTAAGTTACAGAGCACTTTAGTCATTTTAACGGGTTAAAATagaagtgtttgttttgttattaaCTCGCAACGTTAATGTCTATCCCGGGCAAAGATAGCATTTGATAGCATTTGAAGCTACAAGGCGCTACACCGACCGCACCGCACGTcttgctagctagctagctggtgGAGCGCCCGGGATGGAGAGTGACGCGGGGGACGCCCTCCACTGCGAGGAGCGTCTGAGGACCACGCTGCACTGCGACGACAAGGAGAAGCTTCGCAGGAAGTTgactctgctgcagaaggagtACCTACGGACAGTCCAGAGGCTACAGGTGCGGCTCACGACGGTGTTTTATTTCTATCAGGTCTGTCTCTGACCTGCAGGTTCGTCTCTTACAGCGTGCTGAGCGCTCAGAAGCCGTGCAGAAAAACCACCAGGATCAGAGAGACCCAGCGGGGGCATCGAACCCGAGCCCCAAGGATGCTTCACCTGCACCGCCGACCACCGACGGGACAGCGTCAGGTATACCTACAGGTGAGTCTATCCCAACATCTGAAAACATTAACGCCGTCACTGCTCTGAGAAGTGATTTTCTGTCTTTcaccagctgctgcagtttctgAGAACAGCAGGACGCCCCAGGTGATCAGATCCTCGCTCCCCTCTGATGGTCCCCAAACGGAACGTCCCTGCTGCGATGCCGCCAAAGATCTCAGACCCGGTCCTGCCCTGCGCCTCAGGTCTCGGCGCAGCCGTCTGCGCTTGGAAAGGAGGTGTAGCGAGGCTGGCGTGGACGTCGGTGAAGAAGGACGGGAGCCGAGTGGAGGACGAATGGAGACTGACCTCAAAACAGAGGTTGTCGGTAGAAGTGAAGATCAGTCGTCTGATACAGAATCAGAAtctccctctctgctgcttTCACATTGGAACGCTTCTAAGacaggagagacggagggaaaCGGGAAACAAGGAGgacaagaacaaagagaaaaagatgCAGAGGTGAGATCTGGAGCCGAGTCGGCCTCTCCGCTGCTCACACGTGAGACGGAGGAGAAGGAACATAAAGACATTCAAACCGGGAGTGAGGTAAGGGGAGCTGGGCTCCCGGAATCCCGTACTCtagtggagggactacttttcCCAGCGGAGTACTACGTCCGAACCACGAGACGCATGACATCGTCACGGAGCCAGCCCGGCACGCAGACCGCCATCCTGTCCCAGCTGGACGTGGGACGACATCGCAGGAGCCGAGGCCGCGGACCGACGGGCCGCACGCTCTCTCCGTCGGATGGACGCTCGGCTTGTCGGATGGACGCGGACGCTTGTGCTTCGCCCACCATCGCCACTGCGCCTCCATCgagaggcaggaagaggaggcgaagCAGGAGGAGACCGCAGACGTCACGACTCGCCCTCAGTTTGGACGGCGAGGCCCGGCCCGCCTCCGCCCGCAGCACGCCGACGCCGCCGTCCTCTGGCGGGACCCCAGCCGCGTCCCGCTCTGCCGCCGGACGGCCGGTCTATTCCGTCTTCCTGAACGGAAACGGCAGAACGAGCAGATCTTCACAGACAAGTAAGGACCCCGATGTGTTATTAATAGTTAA includes the following:
- the LOC137906855 gene encoding retinol dehydrogenase 8-like — encoded protein: MAAAPGQKVVLITGCSSGIGLRMAVMLAKDEQRRYHVIATMRDLKRKDKLVEAAGDAYGKTLSLAVLDVCGDESVKRCLDGIKDRHVDVLINNAGIGLVGPVESIPIEEMKKVFETNFFGVIRMIKEVMPDMKRRNGGHIIVVSSVMGLQGVVFNDVYAASKFAMEGFCESLAVQLLKFNVTLSLIEPGPVHTEFEAKMIEDVKEKEYPGADPDTLHYFKNVYLPSSVDIFETFGQTADDIARCTKKVIEASSPRFRNLTNPLYTPIVALKYADETGGLSVRAFYHMLFNLGPLMHVSVTALKYLTCGCLRSRTVSPN